A genomic stretch from Erigeron canadensis isolate Cc75 chromosome 9, C_canadensis_v1, whole genome shotgun sequence includes:
- the LOC122583756 gene encoding receptor-like protein kinase HERK 1 — translation MSATDNFSKTYQIPFTGDYDLYRAELEHFDEENHSIKKGENKRELPKRRNYVVIKRILPREDEQEEQVFYTEVKMLDTCKHPNIVKLLGLCVEGSEMILVIEHLSNGYLLDGLLNTGIRHTLTWVKRLRICLDVANALNYIHIHSQMGGKIRYNIKSAYIGLDENWDAKVIEFGLSGFWNQVDQGLHPTRDHIYHTHINHSVPYDPEYSMTGMFKRETTVYSFGVLLFEVLCGSEWSISRYFKKVEEGPISFVSGRRFQDGTISMEKIDSYETLLMEMIDPILKKESGENNFIFKRKPNKDSLQMFVEIAHKCIAETQERRPTLEMVIQELQKALSFEVTLLITILLSLN, via the coding sequence ATGTCGGCCACCGATAACTTTTCCAAGACATACCAAATACCGTTTACCGGAGACTATGACTTATACAGAGCAGAACTCGAGcattttgatgaagaaaatcaTTCCATCAAAAAAGGGGAGAATAAACGTGAACTACCCAAGAGACGCAACTATGTCGTTATAAAACGCATCCTCCCAAGAGAAGATGAGCAAGAAGAACAAGTGTTCTATACAGAAGTTAAAATGCTTGACACTTGCAAGCATCCAAACATAGTCAAACTACTTGGACTATGTGTTGAAGGTTCTGAGATGATCCTTGTCATTGAGCATCTTTCTAATGGATACCTTCTTGACGGTTTATTAAACACTGGCATCCGGCATACTCTTACTTGGGTAAAACGTTTGAGAATTTGTCTCGATGTTGCAAATGCATTAAATTATATTCACATTCATTCTCAAATGGGGGGGAAAATACGCTATAATATAAAGAGTGCCTACATTGGATTGGACGAGAACTGGGACGCAAAAGTTATTGAATTTGGGTTATCGGGGTTCTGGAATCAAGTTGACCAAGGTCTCCACCCAACTCGAGATCATATTTATCATACTCACATTAACCATAGTGTACCCTATGATCCAGAATATAGCATGACTGGTATGTTTAAAAGAGAAACAACTGTATATAGTTTTGGGGTGCTTCTGTTTGAAGTCTTATGTGGGAGTGAATGGTCTATCTCAAGATACTTTAAAAAAGTTGAGGAAGGGCCGATATCTTTCGTATCAGGACGCCGCTTCCAAGATGGAACAATATCAATGGAAAAGATAGATTCATATGAAACACTATTAATGGAAATGATAGATCCCATATTGAAAAAAGAATCTGGGGAAAACAACTTTATCTTCAAAAGAAAACCCAACAAAGATTCTTTGCAAATGTTTGTTGAAATTGCACATAAATGCATAGCGGAAACTCAAGAACGACGTCCTACACTCGAAATGGTCATTCAGGAGCTTCAAAAAGCCTTGTCCTTTGAGGTAACCCTATTAATTActatattattatctttaaactAG